One Canis lupus familiaris isolate Mischka breed German Shepherd chromosome 20, alternate assembly UU_Cfam_GSD_1.0, whole genome shotgun sequence genomic region harbors:
- the PRR22 gene encoding LOW QUALITY PROTEIN: proline-rich protein 22 isoform X1 (The sequence of the model RefSeq protein was modified relative to this genomic sequence to represent the inferred CDS: deleted 2 bases in 1 codon) — protein MQHPKPFYAPTAPQEGFSPQGLDGTEGRGSQPAPACTEPLPTVGSSNLYQPPNLDKEIFPAPPAGFQMAPCGCFFDPRIYRIEWATTDFGQSSLYKLTAVGGGGPPGAPAGGPASPGTYLLEPQHYLKAPVAAPPPPPYPHYQPAPGGPQYFLPYFPPEGPGPEALGFVGDGGPPAYMELPPPLQEGLGPPPPPPVPKDNKLPSLLITLPTEATLPPGAYGHLKGRLSQFHGPSEPLAFPSKELQGGGAGSALLYPPGAAEPKVAEAEAAPLGAGEARTPEAARAFVLPEKVLLEDAMKLFDCLPGNAEPEGYPRKAPGPALPDSRGGGDDSSSDIRSLHLPDELLSFDYSVPEILDTVSNVDCFFNFKALDEEPPPRPGPPAANVVAPVVRPELPKRKAGSSSSKKGRQGGKGKQAVGLAGAAPSGPRQDLGAPPH, from the exons atgCAGCACCCCAAACCCTTCTATGCGCCTACAGCTCCCCAAGAAGGCTTCAGCCCCCAGGGCCTGGATGGCACCGAGGGGCGAGGCAGCCAGCCCGCTCCCgcctgcacggagcctcttcctacTGTGG GTTCCTCCAACCTGTATCAGCCCCCAAACCTGGATAAAGAGATCTTTCCAGCCCCTCCGGCAG GTTTCCAGATGGCACCCTGCGGGTGCTTCTTTGACCCTCGCATCTACCGAATCGAGTGGGCCACCACCGACTTCGGCCAGTCGTCCCTGTACAAGCTGACAGCAGTGGGCGGTGGGGGACCGCCCGGGGCTCCGGCTGGGGGCCCCGCCTCGCCAGGCACCTACCTCCTAGAGCCCCAGCACTACCTCAAGGCCCCCGTGgcagcgcccccacccccgccatatCCCCACTACCAGCCGGCGCCCGGGGGCCCCCAGTACTTCCTGCCCTACTTCCCACCTGAGGGGCCTGGGCCAGAGGCCCTGGGCTTTGTGGGGGATGGGGGGCCCCCTGCCTACATGGAGCTGCCTCCACCCCTG CAAGAAGGCCTGGGGCCGCCGCCCCCACCACCTGTCCCCAAGGATAACAAGTTACCTTCCCTGCTCATCACACTCCCCACTGAGGCCACGCTGCCCCCCGGCGCCTATGGCCACCTCAAGGGCCGCCTCAGTCAGTTCCACGGGCCCAGTGAGCCCCTGGCCTTCCCCTCCAAGGAGCTGCAGGGTGGTGGGGCCGGGTCGGCCCTGCTGTACCCGCCGGGCGCCGCGGAGCCCAAGGTGGCTGAGGCAGAGGCAGCCCCACTGGGGGCGGGTGAGGCCAGGACCCCCGAGGCAGCCAGGGCCTTCGTGCTGCCTGAGAAGGTGCTTCTGGAAGATGCCATGAAGCTCTTCGACTGCTTGCCGGGCAACGCCGAGCCCGAGGGGTACCCGCGCAAGGCCCCGGGGCCTGCCCTGCCGGACAGCAGGGGCGGCGGGGACGACTCGTCCAGCGACATCCGCTCGTTGCACCTGCCGGACGAGCTGCTGTCCTTTGACTACAGCGTGCCCGAGATCCTGGACACCGTGTCCAACGTGGACTGCTTTTTCAACTTCAAAGCCCTCGATGAGgagccgccgccccgcccggggCCTCCAGCCGCCAACGTGGTGGCCCCCGTGGTGCGACCTGAGCTTCCCAAGAGGAAGGCCGGCTCCTCATCCAGCaagaaggggaggcagggaggcaaggGCAAGCAGGCTGTGGGCCTGGCCGGCGCCGCCCCCTCGGGGCCCAGGCAGGACCTGGGAGCCCCCCCCCATTAA